From one Rhizobium rosettiformans genomic stretch:
- a CDS encoding LysR family transcriptional regulator, with protein MLHSRKLVYINEIVRCGSIRKAAQRLNVASSAVNRQILALEEELGAPLFERLPKGLRLTAAGELCVEHIRDVLKNYERLEGRIRGLKTPQAGKVSLVTTVGLASGPLPEILAGFVAAHPRVQIKLRNDGGSTTINPVLTGEVDLGLGFNIPATPGIRTLANIDVPVGVVLPPGHRLARDEGPIDLVEVVQEPLILAQSGTSLRNIIDLALAPLPLLVEPVVETNSSELMKQLVKAGTGLTMLNPLDAVAECRRGELIFRPLTEAHIRHQPMKLFARARAPLDSATSLFVEYLMQELLALVQDLKARGHIPETIRGQS; from the coding sequence GTGCTGCACTCCAGAAAGCTCGTCTACATCAACGAAATCGTCCGTTGCGGCTCGATCCGGAAGGCGGCCCAGCGCCTCAATGTCGCATCATCTGCAGTCAATCGCCAGATCCTGGCGCTGGAGGAGGAACTGGGCGCGCCCCTTTTCGAGCGTTTGCCGAAAGGGCTGAGGCTGACCGCCGCCGGAGAGCTGTGTGTCGAACACATCCGCGACGTTTTGAAGAATTACGAGCGGCTGGAGGGCCGGATCCGCGGCTTGAAGACGCCGCAGGCCGGAAAGGTGTCGTTGGTGACGACGGTCGGTCTTGCCTCCGGACCACTGCCGGAAATCCTGGCTGGCTTCGTTGCTGCGCATCCCCGTGTTCAGATCAAGCTGCGCAATGACGGTGGCTCAACGACGATCAATCCCGTGCTCACCGGCGAGGTCGATCTCGGCCTTGGCTTCAACATCCCGGCGACCCCCGGTATTCGCACCCTTGCGAATATCGATGTGCCTGTCGGTGTCGTGCTGCCGCCCGGCCATCGGCTGGCGCGCGATGAGGGGCCGATCGATCTTGTGGAGGTGGTTCAGGAGCCGTTGATACTGGCGCAATCGGGCACCAGCCTGCGCAATATCATCGATCTGGCGCTGGCACCGCTGCCACTGCTCGTCGAGCCAGTTGTCGAGACGAATTCCTCGGAACTGATGAAGCAGTTGGTCAAGGCGGGCACGGGGCTCACCATGCTCAATCCGCTCGACGCGGTTGCCGAATGCCGACGCGGCGAGCTGATCTTCCGGCCGCTGACCGAGGCTCATATCCGTCATCAGCCGATGAAGCTTTTCGCCCGTGCAAGGGCGCCACTCGATTCCGCGACAAGCCTCTTCGTCGAATATCTGATGCAGGAGCTTCTGGCGCTGGTTCAGGACCTCAAGGCGCGGGGGCATATCCCCGAGACCATTCGCGGCCAGAGCTGA
- a CDS encoding DUF4212 domain-containing protein, translating into MTDKSSSNAYWSANVRIIYICLAIWAIVSYGFGILLRPALSGIAVGGSDIGFWFAQQGSIVVFIALIFGYSAYMNKIDREFGVDEQ; encoded by the coding sequence GTGACGGATAAATCTTCGTCTAACGCTTACTGGTCAGCAAACGTTCGCATCATCTACATCTGCCTGGCGATATGGGCCATCGTATCCTATGGGTTCGGTATCCTGCTTCGTCCGGCTCTCTCCGGCATCGCCGTCGGTGGATCCGATATTGGCTTCTGGTTCGCCCAGCAAGGCTCGATCGTCGTCTTCATCGCGCTCATTTTCGGCTATTCGGCGTACATGAACAAGATCGACCGCGAATTCGGCGTCGACGAGCAGTAA
- a CDS encoding sodium:solute symporter family protein gives MDQYTLNLLIVGASFALYIGIAVWARAGTTAEFYAANRGVNPVMNGMATAADWMSAASFISMAGLIATVGYGNSTFLMGWTGGYVLLALLLAPYLRKFGKYTVPQFIGDRFYSQGARLTAVVCLIIISVTYVIGQMTGAGVAFSRFLEVNVSTGLWIASAVVFCYAVLGGMKGITYTQVAQYIVLIIAYTIPAIFISLQLTGNPIPWFGLFGTHTESALPLLQKLDQVVTDLGFNAYTAQGSMLNMTLFTLSLMIGTAGLPHVIIRFFTVPKVSDARWSAGWALVFIALLYLTAPAVGAMARLNIISTIFPGGTQQEAVLYDERPDWMRTWEVTGLLKFEDKNGDGRIQYYNDAAAGFTETATQRGWAGNELTINNDILVLANPEIAQLPGWVIALIAAGGLAAALSTAAGLLLAISSAISHDLIKDFLKPDISEKGELLAARISMAGAILVATLLGLNPPGFAAQTVALAFGLAAATIFPALMMGIFSKRINSVGATLGMIVGLVVTCLYLFTYLGWFFIAGTNMMENVPANYLFGIPPTAFGPIGALLNFATAYIVSMMTQAPPKHVQDLVESIRVPRGAGQATGH, from the coding sequence ATGGATCAGTATACACTTAATCTGCTGATCGTAGGCGCGTCCTTCGCGCTCTACATCGGCATCGCCGTCTGGGCTCGCGCCGGGACCACGGCCGAGTTCTACGCCGCCAACCGCGGCGTCAACCCGGTCATGAACGGCATGGCAACTGCGGCTGACTGGATGTCGGCTGCCTCCTTCATCTCCATGGCCGGCCTGATCGCCACCGTCGGCTACGGCAACTCGACCTTTTTGATGGGCTGGACCGGCGGCTACGTGCTGCTCGCGCTTCTGCTTGCTCCCTACCTGCGCAAGTTCGGCAAATATACCGTTCCGCAGTTCATCGGTGACCGCTTCTACAGCCAGGGCGCGCGCCTGACGGCTGTCGTCTGCCTGATCATCATCTCGGTCACCTACGTTATCGGACAGATGACCGGTGCCGGCGTCGCCTTCTCGCGCTTCCTGGAAGTCAACGTCTCGACCGGCCTGTGGATCGCGTCTGCGGTCGTGTTCTGCTACGCCGTTCTCGGCGGCATGAAGGGCATCACCTATACGCAGGTCGCGCAGTACATCGTTCTGATCATCGCCTACACCATCCCGGCGATCTTCATCTCGCTGCAACTGACCGGCAACCCGATCCCGTGGTTCGGCCTCTTCGGCACGCACACGGAATCTGCACTGCCGCTGCTGCAGAAGCTTGACCAGGTCGTCACAGACCTCGGCTTCAACGCCTATACCGCTCAAGGCTCCATGCTGAACATGACCCTGTTCACGCTGTCGCTGATGATCGGTACCGCCGGTCTGCCGCACGTCATCATCCGCTTCTTCACCGTTCCGAAGGTGTCGGATGCGCGTTGGTCTGCCGGTTGGGCGCTCGTCTTCATCGCGCTTCTCTATCTGACGGCTCCGGCTGTCGGCGCAATGGCGCGCTTGAACATCATCAGCACTATATTCCCTGGTGGTACGCAGCAGGAAGCCGTCCTTTACGATGAGCGTCCGGACTGGATGCGCACCTGGGAAGTCACGGGCCTGCTGAAGTTCGAGGACAAGAATGGCGATGGCCGCATCCAGTACTACAACGATGCTGCTGCTGGCTTCACCGAAACCGCCACCCAGCGTGGCTGGGCTGGCAACGAGCTGACGATCAACAACGACATCCTCGTTCTCGCCAACCCGGAAATCGCACAGTTGCCGGGCTGGGTTATCGCCCTCATCGCCGCCGGTGGTCTCGCAGCCGCTCTGTCGACCGCTGCCGGTCTGCTTTTGGCCATCTCGTCTGCGATCAGCCACGACCTGATCAAAGACTTCCTGAAGCCGGACATCTCCGAAAAGGGTGAGCTTCTGGCGGCGCGTATCTCGATGGCAGGCGCAATCCTGGTCGCAACGCTCCTGGGCCTCAACCCGCCGGGCTTTGCCGCCCAGACCGTCGCACTCGCCTTCGGTCTCGCGGCTGCGACGATCTTCCCGGCTCTGATGATGGGCATCTTCTCGAAGCGCATCAACTCGGTCGGTGCCACCCTCGGCATGATCGTCGGCCTCGTGGTCACCTGCTTGTACCTGTTCACCTATCTCGGTTGGTTCTTCATCGCAGGCACCAACATGATGGAGAACGTTCCGGCCAACTATCTCTTCGGCATTCCGCCAACGGCCTTTGGTCCGATCGGTGCGCTGCTCAACTTCGCCACGGCCTATATCGTGTCGATGATGACCCAGGCTCCGCCGAAGCATGTACAGGATCTCGTCGAATCCATCCGCGTTCCGCGCGGTGCGGGTCAGGCGACCGGTCACTGA
- a CDS encoding ABC transporter substrate-binding protein: MRDMLTKTSLFALMGLVASLGSTSAALALDEVTYGTNWLAQAEHGGFYQAVADGTYEKYGLKVTVVQGGPQAANRALLIAGKVDFYMGSPLGEMDAVKEGIPLIDVAAIFQKDPQVLLAHPDQGIETFADLAKLDSIFMGKDGYVTYYEWMKKNFEGFTDEKYKPYTFNPAPFIADPKSAQQGYLTSEPYEIEKQAGWAPKVFLLADNGYNPYSTMITTTTTMVESKPDLVQRFVDASIEGWYNYLYGDNKAANDLIKKDNPEMTDGQIEYSIAKMKEYGIVESGEAMDKGIGCMTDEKYKAFFDAMVEIGVQPADLDYKKAYTTQFVCKGVGMALKK, translated from the coding sequence ATGCGCGACATGCTCACTAAGACCAGCCTCTTTGCCTTGATGGGCCTTGTGGCCTCGCTCGGCTCCACCTCGGCGGCTCTTGCCCTCGACGAAGTGACCTATGGTACAAACTGGCTGGCCCAGGCCGAACATGGCGGCTTCTATCAGGCAGTCGCCGATGGCACCTATGAGAAATACGGCCTGAAGGTCACTGTCGTACAGGGTGGCCCGCAGGCCGCCAACCGCGCGCTATTGATCGCTGGCAAGGTCGATTTCTACATGGGCAGCCCGCTCGGCGAGATGGACGCCGTCAAGGAAGGCATCCCGCTGATCGACGTGGCCGCCATCTTCCAGAAGGATCCGCAGGTCCTGCTCGCCCATCCGGATCAGGGCATCGAGACGTTTGCCGACCTCGCCAAGCTCGATAGCATCTTCATGGGCAAGGACGGCTACGTCACCTATTACGAGTGGATGAAGAAGAACTTCGAGGGCTTCACCGACGAGAAGTACAAGCCCTACACCTTCAACCCCGCTCCGTTTATCGCAGATCCGAAGTCTGCCCAGCAGGGTTACCTGACCTCGGAGCCCTATGAGATCGAGAAGCAGGCCGGCTGGGCGCCAAAAGTCTTCCTGCTCGCCGACAACGGCTACAATCCCTATTCGACGATGATCACGACCACGACGACCATGGTCGAGAGCAAGCCCGATCTCGTCCAGCGCTTCGTCGATGCCTCGATCGAGGGTTGGTACAACTACCTCTACGGCGACAACAAGGCCGCGAACGACCTCATCAAGAAGGACAATCCGGAAATGACGGATGGCCAGATCGAATACTCGATCGCCAAGATGAAGGAATACGGCATCGTCGAGTCCGGCGAGGCGATGGACAAGGGTATCGGCTGCATGACCGACGAGAAGTACAAGGCCTTCTTCGACGCCATGGTTGAGATCGGCGTCCAGCCGGCCGACCTCGACTACAAGAAGGCCTATACCACACAGTTCGTCTGCAAGGGCGTCGGCATGGCGCTGAAGAAGTGA
- a CDS encoding ABC transporter ATP-binding protein, with translation MTSSPATEDPITPPPEQRRALVVMKDVSKVFSSGTVALTDMSLTVNGGEFVSLLGPSGCGKSTALRIIAGLGDTTTGTIDWPSSRINSKGLPDGDISFVFQEPTLMPWATVFGNVYLPLKLRGISKSAARADILAALDRVGLKDFADAYPRELSGGMKMRVSIARALVTKPKLLLMDEPFAALDEITRQKLNDDVLKLWKETGITVIFVTHSVFESAYLSSRIVVMKARPGRVHADFPLQTSLDRDGFYRTSEEYRQACETVSKTLIEAIGGEHH, from the coding sequence ATGACCAGTTCGCCAGCCACCGAAGACCCCATCACCCCGCCCCCCGAACAGCGCCGCGCGCTCGTGGTGATGAAGGACGTGTCCAAGGTCTTCTCCAGCGGAACGGTGGCGCTGACCGACATGTCGCTCACCGTCAACGGTGGTGAGTTCGTCTCGCTGCTCGGCCCCTCCGGCTGCGGCAAGTCGACGGCACTGCGCATCATCGCCGGCCTCGGCGACACAACGACTGGCACGATCGACTGGCCCAGCTCGCGCATCAACTCCAAGGGCCTGCCCGACGGCGACATCTCCTTCGTTTTCCAGGAGCCGACGCTGATGCCCTGGGCTACCGTCTTCGGCAATGTCTACCTGCCGCTCAAGCTGCGCGGCATCTCCAAGTCTGCCGCCAGGGCCGATATCCTCGCCGCCCTCGACCGCGTCGGGCTCAAGGACTTCGCGGACGCCTATCCGCGCGAACTCTCCGGCGGCATGAAGATGCGCGTCTCCATCGCCCGCGCGCTGGTCACCAAACCGAAGCTTCTTCTGATGGACGAGCCCTTCGCGGCGCTCGACGAAATCACCCGGCAGAAGCTGAACGACGATGTGCTCAAGCTCTGGAAGGAGACCGGCATTACCGTCATTTTCGTCACCCACTCCGTCTTCGAAAGCGCCTACCTCTCGAGCCGCATCGTGGTGATGAAGGCAAGGCCAGGCCGTGTGCATGCCGACTTTCCGCTGCAGACCAGCCTCGACCGCGACGGCTTCTACCGGACGTCCGAGGAGTATCGGCAGGCCTGCGAGACCGTGTCCAAGACACTGATCGAAGCCATAGGCGGGGAGCATCACTGA
- a CDS encoding creatininase family protein — translation MTRPFFWNELTTTDFAGLSPETTIAILPIASTEQHGPHLPIATDVSIANGMLAELQTQRPDDLDFLVLPTQEIGKANEHVYGPGSLSFGPEILIPAWTAIGSKVAEAGIRKLVIVNSHGGNVDVMSIVGRELRVRHQMVVVTTQWGRFGNPEGMISEHESRYGIHGGEVETSLMLHFRPELVRMDKAQNFISKAEKMRASSKYLTPLPPHSLAWIAHDLNPHGVVGDASKGTAEKGAAICRHQVAGFIELLRDVAAYPLSNLYTPS, via the coding sequence ATGACCAGACCATTCTTCTGGAACGAACTGACGACGACGGATTTTGCAGGGCTATCGCCGGAAACGACGATCGCCATCCTGCCGATCGCTTCGACCGAGCAGCACGGACCTCACCTGCCCATTGCGACCGACGTGTCCATCGCAAACGGCATGCTGGCGGAATTGCAGACCCAGCGCCCCGATGATCTCGACTTCCTCGTTCTTCCCACCCAGGAAATTGGCAAGGCCAACGAGCATGTGTACGGGCCCGGCAGCCTGTCCTTCGGCCCGGAGATCCTGATCCCGGCCTGGACGGCGATCGGCAGCAAGGTCGCCGAAGCCGGCATTCGCAAGCTCGTCATCGTCAATTCTCATGGCGGCAATGTCGATGTCATGAGCATTGTCGGCCGCGAACTGCGGGTCCGACACCAGATGGTCGTCGTCACGACCCAATGGGGCCGTTTCGGAAACCCGGAGGGTATGATCTCCGAGCATGAGAGCCGCTACGGAATTCATGGCGGTGAGGTCGAGACCTCGCTGATGCTGCATTTCCGGCCGGAACTGGTGCGTATGGACAAGGCACAGAACTTTATCTCGAAAGCCGAGAAGATGCGCGCAAGCTCGAAATATCTGACGCCCCTGCCGCCGCATTCGCTCGCCTGGATCGCCCATGACCTGAACCCGCACGGCGTGGTCGGCGACGCCTCGAAGGGCACTGCCGAAAAAGGTGCCGCGATCTGCCGCCATCAGGTCGCGGGCTTCATCGAACTCTTGCGCGACGTTGCCGCCTATCCGCTCTCGAACCTCTACACGCCCAGCTGA
- a CDS encoding thiol-disulfide oxidoreductase DCC family protein: MSAQVTVWFDSSCPLCQREIALMRRLDSRGAINFIDAFDPQGSCPIDRAELLARFHAEEAGKLLSGAAAFAAMWRAIPVLRPLGLLAGWKPLTPVFEAAYRGFLRIRPRLQRLVRSSSNS; the protein is encoded by the coding sequence ATGTCCGCGCAGGTGACCGTCTGGTTCGACAGCAGTTGTCCTCTCTGCCAGCGAGAGATCGCCTTGATGCGCCGTCTCGACAGTCGCGGTGCGATCAACTTCATCGATGCGTTCGACCCTCAAGGCAGTTGTCCGATCGATCGAGCCGAGCTTCTGGCCCGTTTCCATGCAGAAGAAGCGGGAAAACTCCTGTCGGGTGCCGCGGCTTTCGCGGCCATGTGGCGGGCCATTCCGGTGTTGCGACCGCTCGGTCTCCTGGCTGGATGGAAACCGTTGACGCCGGTCTTCGAAGCCGCCTATCGGGGTTTTCTGCGCATCCGCCCGCGCCTGCAGCGTCTGGTCCGTTCCTCCTCAAATTCATGA
- a CDS encoding cytosine deaminase, with protein sequence MSSPIANLPAAKRFVLANATLPQICVDGVEAPACEGLISADIVVADGKVEAILKPGEAPAGLPSTDLRHGMVWPTFTDMHTHLDKGHIWDRRPNPSGDFMGALEAVQADRVARWTAEDVKARMEFSLRTAYAHGTSLIRTHLDSLAPQHRISFEVFAEVRDAWAGKVDLQAAALFPFDQITDEAFFKDLVEVIVAHKGLLGGVTYLMPELDEKLDILFRTASENGLDIDLHVDETQDKETLTLKTIAEAKIRNGFEGSVTVGHCCSLARQDEDLAKRTIDLVAEAGLSVVSLPMCNMYLQDRHPARTPRQRGVTLFHELTAAGVATAVSSDNTRDPFYAYGDLDPVEVFREAVRIIHLDHPLDTAARVVTRTPADILKRPDHGRIAVGGKADLVLFSARRWSEFLSRPQADRIVMRNGMGIDRSLPDYRELDPLLGV encoded by the coding sequence ATGTCGAGTCCCATTGCCAATCTCCCCGCCGCAAAACGCTTCGTGCTTGCCAATGCGACACTGCCGCAGATTTGCGTCGATGGTGTCGAGGCGCCGGCCTGCGAGGGCCTGATCAGCGCCGACATCGTCGTTGCTGACGGCAAGGTGGAGGCGATCCTGAAGCCCGGCGAGGCACCCGCTGGCCTCCCCTCGACGGATCTCCGCCACGGCATGGTCTGGCCGACCTTCACCGACATGCACACCCATCTCGATAAGGGTCACATCTGGGATCGCCGCCCGAATCCCTCGGGCGATTTCATGGGTGCGCTCGAAGCGGTCCAGGCCGATCGTGTCGCCCGCTGGACGGCTGAAGACGTCAAGGCGCGCATGGAATTCTCCCTGCGAACGGCCTATGCCCATGGCACAAGCCTGATCCGCACCCATCTCGACAGCCTGGCGCCCCAGCACCGCATCTCCTTCGAGGTCTTCGCGGAAGTCCGCGACGCCTGGGCGGGCAAGGTCGACCTGCAGGCCGCCGCCCTCTTTCCCTTCGACCAGATCACCGACGAGGCCTTTTTCAAGGATCTGGTCGAAGTCATCGTCGCCCACAAAGGCCTGCTCGGCGGCGTCACCTATCTGATGCCGGAACTCGACGAAAAGCTCGACATCCTCTTCCGCACAGCCTCCGAAAACGGCCTCGACATCGACCTGCATGTCGACGAGACACAGGACAAGGAAACCCTGACGCTGAAGACCATTGCGGAAGCCAAAATCCGCAATGGCTTCGAAGGATCCGTCACTGTCGGCCATTGCTGCTCGCTCGCGCGTCAGGACGAGGATCTGGCGAAACGCACCATCGATCTGGTGGCTGAGGCCGGCCTCTCCGTCGTCTCGCTGCCGATGTGCAACATGTATCTGCAGGACCGTCACCCGGCCCGCACGCCCCGCCAGCGCGGCGTAACCCTCTTCCATGAACTCACGGCAGCAGGCGTCGCGACCGCCGTCTCCTCCGACAACACCCGCGACCCCTTCTATGCCTACGGTGATCTCGACCCCGTCGAGGTCTTCCGCGAAGCGGTGCGTATCATCCATCTCGACCATCCGCTGGACACCGCCGCCCGCGTCGTCACCCGCACGCCCGCCGACATCCTCAAGCGTCCCGACCACGGACGCATCGCCGTCGGCGGCAAGGCGGACCTCGTCCTCTTCAGCGCCCGCCGCTGGAGCGAATTCCTTTCCCGTCCGCAGGCTGACCGCATCGTGATGCGGAATGGCATGGGCATCGACCGCAGCCTGCCGGATTACCGCGAACTTGACCCGTTGCTTGGAGTTTAG
- a CDS encoding ABC transporter permease, whose amino-acid sequence MTGSAETLLKIFVPILVVCLLIVVWQVGVSVSGVPQYILPGPIAVAGALFKDWGTLSPALWVTTKITLMSLGLALLGGVGIAVALVQSKWIEIAFYPITVILQVTPIVAIAPLILIYSPSTQVALLICAFLVAFFPILSNMVQGLKSVDHNLLNLFDLYGASRWQTLLYLKLPASLPYFMTGLRIGGGLALIAAVVAEFAAGSAGAGSGLAFRLLEAQFRLNIPRLFAALFLLSCLGVVIFAITSFISWLALHRWHESSLKREN is encoded by the coding sequence ATGACCGGATCGGCTGAAACACTTCTCAAGATCTTCGTGCCCATCCTCGTCGTCTGTCTGCTGATCGTGGTCTGGCAGGTCGGCGTCTCGGTCTCCGGCGTTCCGCAATACATCCTGCCCGGCCCGATCGCGGTTGCTGGTGCCCTGTTCAAGGACTGGGGCACGCTGTCGCCAGCCCTCTGGGTCACCACCAAGATCACCCTGATGTCGCTTGGGCTAGCGCTGTTGGGCGGCGTCGGCATCGCCGTTGCCCTCGTCCAGTCGAAATGGATCGAGATCGCCTTCTACCCGATCACTGTCATCCTGCAGGTCACCCCGATCGTCGCGATCGCCCCGCTGATCCTGATCTATTCCCCCTCGACGCAAGTGGCGCTGCTGATCTGCGCCTTCCTCGTCGCCTTCTTCCCGATCCTGTCGAACATGGTCCAGGGCCTGAAAAGCGTCGATCACAACCTGCTCAATCTCTTCGACCTCTATGGCGCCTCACGCTGGCAGACCTTGCTTTACCTGAAGCTTCCGGCCTCCCTTCCCTATTTCATGACCGGCTTGCGCATCGGCGGCGGCCTCGCCCTCATCGCCGCCGTCGTCGCCGAATTTGCCGCCGGTTCCGCAGGCGCCGGTTCAGGCCTTGCCTTCCGGCTGCTTGAGGCCCAGTTCCGTCTGAACATTCCGCGCCTCTTCGCTGCCCTCTTCCTGCTCTCCTGCCTCGGCGTGGTGATTTTTGCCATTACCTCCTTCATTTCCTGGCTGGCATTGCATCGCTGGCACGAGAGCAGCCTGAAACGAGAAAACTGA
- a CDS encoding DUF294 nucleotidyltransferase-like domain-containing protein, whose amino-acid sequence MIQAQSDVLAFLETVHPYDSLPRDEIERVSTRFQEFSFSAGAEIYHRGSQLPGIFLIMDGAVEIMDATNTVVSELAPRNSFGERGLLADGFAATTATARSDCTLLMLPKDEFRRLMQEQAVFARFFTRGRFADSRRGDMAIQKVSELMSRPPIVCAPTDTVRSAATLMRERHVSSLGVVDGGRFLGILTTRDLAGRVLAEGLDPDATPVSAVMTADPVGLPGEALGSDILHLMLERRVGHLPVVEGDRLVGMITQTDLIRFHAISSAQLIRDIATAETPEAMRAITTRIPQLLVQLVGSNNAHEVVTRLITDIADSVTRRLIMLAERELGPPPVPYVWLACGSQGRQEQSGVSDQDNCIFIEDGVEPEEMPWFQQLAAKVSRGLDICGYFYCPGDMMATNPRWCQPVSVWRSYFRDWIYKPDPTAQMLASVMFDLRPICGASSLFQELQAETLEEAGRNSIFTAHMISNSLKHAPPLGLLRGFATIRSGEHRNQIDMKHNGVVPVVDLGRVYSLIGKLAPVNTRARLLAAEEAGIISGAGARDLVAAYDLIADMRLRNQVRQVRDGRKPDNFLAPYDFGDFERSHLRDAFVVVRTMQSALANGGRAPV is encoded by the coding sequence ATGATCCAGGCACAATCCGACGTGCTGGCATTTCTCGAGACGGTCCACCCTTACGACAGTCTCCCGAGAGACGAGATCGAACGGGTCTCGACCCGCTTCCAGGAGTTTTCCTTTTCGGCTGGTGCCGAAATCTATCACCGCGGCTCTCAGCTGCCCGGCATCTTCCTCATCATGGACGGGGCCGTGGAAATCATGGATGCCACCAATACAGTGGTCTCCGAGCTTGCGCCTCGCAACTCCTTCGGTGAACGCGGTCTTCTGGCCGATGGCTTCGCGGCGACGACGGCAACGGCTCGTAGCGACTGCACGCTGCTGATGCTGCCGAAGGACGAATTCCGCCGCCTGATGCAGGAACAGGCGGTATTCGCCCGCTTCTTCACGCGCGGCCGATTTGCCGATAGCCGGCGCGGCGACATGGCGATCCAGAAGGTCAGCGAGTTGATGTCGCGACCCCCTATCGTCTGCGCGCCGACCGATACGGTGCGCTCGGCTGCCACGCTCATGCGGGAGCGGCATGTCTCGAGCCTCGGCGTCGTGGATGGCGGGCGCTTTCTTGGTATCCTCACCACCCGGGACCTTGCGGGGCGCGTGCTCGCCGAGGGGCTCGACCCTGACGCGACCCCGGTTTCTGCCGTCATGACTGCCGACCCGGTCGGATTGCCCGGAGAGGCTCTGGGCTCCGACATCCTGCATTTGATGCTCGAGCGGCGTGTCGGCCATCTGCCCGTGGTCGAGGGCGATCGGCTGGTGGGAATGATCACGCAGACCGATCTCATCCGCTTTCATGCGATCAGCTCGGCGCAACTGATCCGGGACATCGCAACGGCAGAAACGCCGGAGGCGATGCGTGCGATTACCACGCGCATCCCGCAACTGCTGGTCCAGCTCGTCGGCAGCAACAATGCCCATGAGGTGGTCACGCGGCTGATTACCGATATCGCCGATAGCGTCACTCGCCGGCTCATCATGCTGGCGGAGCGGGAGCTTGGACCGCCGCCCGTTCCCTATGTTTGGCTCGCCTGCGGAAGTCAGGGGCGGCAGGAGCAGAGTGGCGTCAGCGACCAGGATAATTGCATCTTCATCGAAGACGGCGTCGAGCCCGAGGAAATGCCCTGGTTCCAGCAGTTGGCTGCCAAAGTCAGCCGTGGTCTCGACATCTGCGGATATTTCTACTGCCCGGGCGACATGATGGCGACCAATCCGCGCTGGTGTCAGCCGGTCTCGGTCTGGCGGAGCTATTTCCGTGACTGGATCTACAAGCCCGATCCGACAGCGCAGATGCTGGCCAGCGTGATGTTCGATCTGAGGCCGATCTGCGGTGCGTCCTCGCTCTTCCAGGAGTTGCAGGCAGAAACGCTCGAGGAGGCGGGCCGCAATTCGATCTTTACCGCGCACATGATCAGCAATTCGTTGAAGCACGCTCCGCCGCTTGGACTTCTCCGGGGGTTTGCCACGATCCGCAGCGGCGAACATCGCAACCAGATCGATATGAAGCACAACGGTGTGGTGCCTGTTGTCGATCTCGGACGCGTTTATTCCCTGATCGGCAAACTTGCTCCAGTGAACACGCGGGCGCGGCTGCTTGCGGCGGAAGAAGCGGGTATCATTTCCGGTGCCGGAGCCCGGGATCTCGTCGCGGCCTACGATCTCATTGCGGACATGCGCCTGCGCAACCAGGTTCGGCAGGTCCGCGACGGTCGCAAGCCGGATAACTTTCTGGCACCCTACGATTTCGGTGATTTCGAGCGCTCGCATCTTCGCGATGCCTTCGTTGTCGTCAGAACCATGCAATCGGCGCTCGCCAATGGCGGACGGGCGCCCGTCTGA